One genomic window of Candidatus Eisenbacteria bacterium includes the following:
- a CDS encoding Lrp/AsnC ligand binding domain-containing protein, with product MVTAVLLLKVERGRVNEVAEALADVPGVTEVYSVAGRYDLVAVLRVRETEQMAELVTREVVKVQGIRETETLTAFRAYSRHDLEAAFSLGFQK from the coding sequence ATGGTCACTGCAGTCCTGCTGTTGAAGGTGGAGCGCGGACGGGTCAACGAGGTCGCCGAAGCGCTGGCCGACGTCCCCGGGGTCACCGAGGTGTACTCGGTGGCGGGCCGCTACGACCTGGTGGCGGTGTTGCGCGTGCGCGAGACCGAGCAGATGGCGGAGCTGGTGACGCGCGAGGTGGTGAAGGTGCAGGGCATCCGCGAGACGGAGACGCTCACCGCGTTCCGCGCCTACTCGCGCCACGATCTCGAGGCGGCCTTCTCGCTGGGCTTCCAGAAGTAG
- a CDS encoding LacI family DNA-binding transcriptional regulator yields MATIRDVAREAGVSIATVSRVYNKTALVSEETAQHVRAVASRMDYWPNGAARSLITNRTHAIGVLLPDLYGEFFSEVIRGIDLAARRERFQVLVSSSHADNDALVSAVRSMRGRIDGLIAMAPDARSVSAVQGFTRNFPIVLIDPGREVGECGAIAIANYDGAYEMVRHLHGLGHRSIATVRGPVGNFDAEERLRGYRDAMRDCGADSAPVLEIQGDFTESSGYRAAAELLHQRPRPSAVFAANDYMAIGLIGALRDAGFRVPQDVAVTGFDDIAIAQYLTPPLTTVRVDAYELGERAVQQLLPMTRAKKSEPQPLQLLPTKLVIRSSCGSLRPEPVDAWSRRGRGRPMLSSG; encoded by the coding sequence TTGGCAACCATCCGCGACGTGGCCCGTGAGGCCGGTGTTTCGATCGCCACCGTCTCGCGCGTCTACAACAAGACCGCCCTGGTAAGCGAAGAGACCGCGCAGCACGTGCGGGCCGTGGCCTCGCGCATGGACTATTGGCCCAACGGGGCCGCCCGCAGCCTCATCACCAACCGCACGCACGCCATCGGCGTCCTGCTTCCCGACCTGTACGGCGAGTTCTTCTCCGAGGTGATCCGCGGGATCGACCTCGCGGCCCGCCGCGAGCGTTTCCAGGTGCTGGTGTCCAGCTCGCACGCCGACAACGACGCGCTGGTCTCGGCGGTGCGCTCCATGCGCGGGCGCATTGACGGACTGATCGCCATGGCCCCCGACGCGCGCTCGGTCTCCGCGGTCCAGGGCTTCACCCGGAACTTCCCCATCGTGCTGATTGACCCCGGCCGCGAGGTGGGCGAGTGCGGCGCCATCGCCATCGCCAACTACGACGGCGCCTACGAGATGGTCCGCCACCTCCACGGGCTGGGGCACCGATCCATCGCCACCGTGCGCGGCCCGGTCGGCAACTTCGACGCCGAGGAGCGCCTGCGGGGCTACCGCGATGCCATGCGTGACTGCGGCGCCGATTCCGCGCCGGTGCTGGAGATCCAGGGGGACTTCACGGAGTCCTCCGGCTACCGCGCCGCGGCCGAGCTGCTGCACCAGCGCCCGCGTCCCTCCGCGGTGTTCGCGGCCAACGACTACATGGCCATCGGGCTCATCGGCGCCCTGCGCGACGCCGGCTTCCGGGTGCCGCAGGACGTGGCGGTCACCGGTTTCGACGACATCGCCATCGCGCAGTACCTTACGCCGCCGCTGACCACCGTGCGCGTGGACGCCTACGAGCTCGGGGAGCGGGCGGTGCAGCAGCTGCTGCCCATGACCCGGGCGAAGAAATCCGAACCGCAGCCGCTGCAGCTGCTGCCCACCAAGCTCGTCATCCGCAGCTCGTGCGGTTCGCTGCGGCCGGAGCCGGTGGATGCCTGGAGCCGGCGCGGCCGAGGCCGGCCGATGTTGTCGTCCGGTTGA
- a CDS encoding BMC domain-containing protein, which translates to MQAAIGLVELSSIAKGIEVADAMVKRAQVSIVVNRTICPGKYMVLIGGNVEEVRASVEAGLEVGGHQVVDSLLIPNVHPSVFPAIACTTHVPEPRALGVIEAFSVASIVEAADAAAKASDITLVEIHLAMAIGGKGWVLFTGEVADVEASVEAGAAMVARKGLLVQTVVIPSPRKEVLQQFI; encoded by the coding sequence ATGCAAGCTGCCATCGGCCTGGTGGAACTCTCCAGCATCGCCAAGGGGATCGAGGTCGCCGACGCGATGGTCAAGCGCGCCCAGGTGAGCATCGTGGTCAATCGCACGATCTGCCCCGGAAAATACATGGTGCTCATCGGGGGCAACGTCGAGGAGGTCCGCGCCAGCGTGGAGGCAGGGCTGGAGGTCGGCGGTCACCAGGTGGTGGACAGCCTGCTCATCCCCAACGTGCACCCGAGCGTCTTCCCCGCGATCGCGTGCACCACGCACGTGCCCGAGCCCCGCGCACTGGGCGTGATCGAGGCGTTCTCGGTCGCCTCCATCGTGGAGGCCGCCGACGCCGCCGCCAAGGCCAGCGACATCACGCTGGTGGAGATCCACCTGGCCATGGCCATCGGCGGCAAGGGCTGGGTGTTGTTCACCGGCGAAGTCGCCGACGTGGAGGCCTCGGTGGAGGCGGGCGCGGCGATGGTCGCCCGCAAGGGTCTGCTGGTGCAGACGGTGGTCATCCCCTCGCCGCGCAAGGAAGTGCTGCAGCAGTTCATCTAG
- a CDS encoding 4Fe-4S dicluster domain-containing protein — MQTARDEAIRAIRAAGVVGAGGAGFPTYRKLEGRADTIIANGAECEPLMYKDREVMIHRRDALLRGLAIQRELSGASRVVLAVKRKNADVLDALRPAAASEGIELFVMEDVYPAGDEYVLVYDITGRRMRPGGIPLQVGVVVDNVETIANVAAALDGVPVTEKFVTVTGEVAEPVTAVVPVGVSIADCVGLAGGLTCADPVVLTGGVMMGGAETDLSLPVTKTTAGLIVLPANHPLVERKTAPRRHYDRVGHSTCDQCSLCTEMCPRYILGYPIEPHKVMRSLLMTGEEKDRVSLWAEHCCECNVCTLFACPEKLDPKNICADAKRELKARGIRRSVGELEQLFGPVHPMRHGRQIPIPMLYRRLGLTGYDRHARFVEGGGAPAGVTIPMDAHIGAPATPTVAAGARVARGDVVGAVPDDQLGCAVHASIEGVVTAVDGRGVHIQSRA, encoded by the coding sequence ATGCAGACCGCGAGAGACGAGGCGATCCGCGCCATCCGCGCGGCGGGGGTGGTGGGCGCCGGCGGGGCGGGCTTTCCCACCTACCGCAAGCTCGAGGGCCGCGCCGACACCATCATCGCCAACGGCGCCGAGTGCGAGCCGCTGATGTACAAGGACCGCGAGGTGATGATCCACCGGCGCGACGCCCTGCTGCGCGGCCTCGCCATCCAGCGTGAGCTCTCGGGGGCGTCCCGGGTGGTGCTGGCGGTCAAGCGCAAGAACGCCGACGTGCTGGACGCCCTGCGCCCCGCGGCCGCGTCGGAGGGAATCGAGTTGTTCGTGATGGAGGACGTCTACCCCGCCGGCGACGAGTACGTGCTGGTGTACGACATCACCGGGCGGCGCATGCGCCCCGGCGGCATCCCGCTGCAGGTGGGCGTGGTGGTGGACAACGTCGAGACCATCGCCAACGTGGCCGCCGCCCTGGACGGGGTGCCGGTGACCGAGAAGTTCGTGACCGTGACCGGCGAGGTGGCCGAGCCCGTCACCGCGGTGGTGCCCGTGGGGGTCTCCATCGCCGACTGCGTCGGGCTGGCCGGCGGCCTCACCTGCGCCGACCCGGTGGTGCTCACCGGCGGCGTGATGATGGGCGGGGCCGAGACCGACCTCTCACTGCCGGTCACCAAGACCACCGCCGGGCTGATCGTGCTGCCCGCAAACCACCCGCTGGTGGAGCGCAAGACCGCCCCGCGGCGCCACTACGACCGCGTGGGACACAGCACCTGCGACCAGTGCTCGCTGTGCACGGAAATGTGCCCCCGCTACATCCTTGGCTATCCCATCGAGCCGCACAAGGTGATGCGCTCGCTGCTCATGACCGGCGAGGAGAAGGACCGCGTGAGCCTGTGGGCGGAGCACTGCTGCGAGTGCAACGTGTGCACGCTGTTCGCGTGCCCCGAGAAGCTCGATCCCAAGAACATCTGCGCCGACGCGAAGCGGGAGCTCAAGGCCCGCGGCATCCGCCGGAGCGTTGGGGAGCTCGAGCAGCTGTTCGGGCCGGTCCATCCGATGCGTCACGGGCGACAGATCCCGATTCCCATGCTGTACCGCCGCCTGGGGCTCACGGGCTACGACCGCCACGCGCGTTTCGTGGAGGGCGGCGGCGCGCCCGCCGGGGTGACCATCCCCATGGACGCGCACATCGGCGCGCCGGCCACGCCCACGGTGGCTGCCGGCGCGCGCGTGGCGCGCGGCGACGTGGTGGGCGCCGTCCCGGACGACCAGCTGGGCTGCGCCGTCCACGCCAGCATCGAGGGCGTGGTGACGGCGGTCGACGGCCGGGGCGTCCATATCCAGTCACGGGCCTGA
- a CDS encoding alpha amylase N-terminal ig-like domain-containing protein: MSRSRCDSRRPWKSTVALVPVLLACMAACAAATQVTFRYQPVIGGVSSVAVAGDFNGWNVSANPMADPGKTGVYQAVVELPPGRVMYKFVVNGSQWITDESAADFSPDGFGGQNSVLIVTDKPVVAGLGSTVKKVEAPKAGLRRVPFRFKPATPVQSVCLAGAFNDWTVGKTPMTAAGGEYTVTLLLPPGEYPYKFVLDGSQWTQDKAGEDGNVDDGFGGKNSLRRVDDRFAAIEVKQGDGEIFPDGVEHAQGPGEVNNLGGGRVQFTARAHRDDVESVDLEVFGGGAPVVTPMSPVNRDKVFDYYRAEVTVPASGAGYVFRYTDGGRTQYLTRKGFAASDAQERFTFDAAKFPPFTTPDWVKNGVIYQIFPDRFRNGSQANDPDFKEWYYRGKSGAEPKGPIDVEIQEYYHLVKDWSNNAVMTQCPWTKDGRDWMAFYGGDVEGVRQSLDYLKDLGVTVIYFNPLFQGKSTHKYDATDYRAIDPHFGTNGEFRTFVSEAKARGIRIILDIVYNHSGNTHWAFKDAVDNGPKSPYYNWYGFRQWPLPEGWPNVGRSWKPSDYYECWWNFGDLPALKFDLAHSHAEAARFEDTTQVKVNGPLVSHLLDATEYWLKEVDADGVRLDVPNEVPRWFWKMFNQRVKSVKPDAYIVGELWGNATDWVKPGVFDAVMNYAFFRDPVSKFLGMGQGTAAEFDATLATGRLAYPSQAVEAQMNLIDSHDTVRFLTQVNGDVSRLKLAALFSMTYVGAPTIYYGDEVGMTGGKDPDCRRTFPWEWQQDPQRVDLHDYYRSLTRLRHAHAALRTGTFRPVHASGMGYAYVRSGGGEDFLVVLNAGRQPLDIPFDTAAWGGKVTATDELSGKIEAWAGSASIAVPASSGRLYRITK, from the coding sequence ATGTCGAGATCTCGTTGCGATTCCCGGCGGCCGTGGAAATCCACGGTGGCGCTGGTGCCTGTTCTCCTCGCCTGCATGGCGGCCTGCGCGGCCGCCACGCAGGTCACGTTCCGCTACCAGCCGGTCATCGGTGGCGTGTCGTCGGTCGCGGTGGCCGGCGACTTCAACGGCTGGAATGTCAGCGCCAATCCCATGGCCGACCCCGGCAAGACCGGCGTGTACCAGGCGGTGGTGGAGTTGCCCCCGGGGCGCGTGATGTACAAGTTCGTGGTGAACGGCAGCCAGTGGATCACCGACGAGAGCGCCGCGGACTTCTCGCCCGACGGCTTCGGCGGGCAGAATTCGGTGCTGATCGTCACCGACAAGCCGGTGGTCGCGGGCCTGGGCTCCACGGTTAAGAAGGTGGAGGCCCCCAAGGCCGGCCTGCGTCGGGTGCCGTTCCGCTTCAAGCCCGCCACGCCGGTGCAGTCCGTGTGCCTGGCCGGCGCGTTCAACGACTGGACCGTCGGCAAGACCCCGATGACCGCCGCCGGGGGGGAGTACACCGTCACGCTGCTGCTGCCGCCGGGCGAGTATCCGTACAAGTTTGTGCTCGACGGCAGCCAGTGGACCCAGGACAAGGCCGGCGAGGACGGGAACGTGGACGATGGCTTCGGCGGGAAGAACTCCCTGCGCCGCGTGGATGACCGGTTCGCCGCGATCGAAGTGAAGCAGGGCGACGGAGAGATCTTCCCCGACGGGGTCGAGCACGCCCAGGGACCCGGCGAGGTGAACAACCTGGGCGGCGGCCGCGTCCAGTTCACCGCCCGCGCCCACCGCGACGACGTGGAGTCGGTGGACCTCGAGGTGTTCGGCGGCGGCGCGCCGGTGGTGACGCCGATGTCGCCGGTGAACCGGGACAAGGTGTTCGACTACTACCGCGCCGAGGTGACCGTGCCGGCGTCGGGCGCCGGGTACGTGTTCCGCTACACCGACGGCGGCCGGACGCAGTACCTCACGCGCAAGGGCTTCGCCGCCTCCGATGCGCAGGAGCGCTTCACGTTCGACGCCGCGAAGTTCCCCCCGTTCACCACCCCGGACTGGGTGAAGAACGGCGTCATCTACCAGATCTTCCCCGACCGGTTCCGCAACGGGAGCCAGGCCAACGATCCCGATTTCAAGGAGTGGTACTACCGGGGCAAGTCGGGCGCCGAGCCGAAGGGCCCGATCGACGTGGAGATCCAGGAGTACTACCACCTGGTGAAGGACTGGTCGAACAACGCGGTCATGACCCAGTGCCCGTGGACGAAGGACGGCCGCGACTGGATGGCCTTCTACGGCGGGGACGTGGAGGGCGTGCGCCAGAGCCTGGACTACCTCAAGGACCTCGGCGTCACGGTGATCTACTTCAACCCGCTGTTTCAGGGCAAGTCCACGCACAAGTACGACGCCACCGACTACCGGGCCATCGACCCGCACTTCGGCACCAACGGGGAGTTCAGGACATTCGTGAGCGAGGCCAAGGCCAGGGGCATCCGCATCATCCTGGACATCGTCTACAACCACTCCGGCAACACCCACTGGGCGTTCAAGGACGCCGTGGACAACGGCCCGAAGAGCCCCTACTACAACTGGTACGGCTTCCGGCAGTGGCCGCTTCCCGAGGGCTGGCCCAACGTGGGGCGCAGCTGGAAGCCCTCCGACTACTACGAATGCTGGTGGAACTTCGGGGACCTGCCCGCGCTGAAGTTCGACCTGGCGCACTCGCACGCCGAGGCCGCCCGCTTCGAGGACACCACGCAGGTGAAGGTGAACGGGCCGCTGGTGAGCCACCTGCTCGATGCCACCGAGTACTGGCTCAAGGAGGTGGACGCCGACGGCGTGCGCCTGGACGTGCCCAACGAGGTGCCGCGCTGGTTCTGGAAGATGTTCAACCAGCGGGTGAAGTCGGTGAAGCCGGACGCCTACATCGTGGGAGAATTGTGGGGCAACGCCACCGACTGGGTGAAGCCGGGCGTGTTCGACGCGGTGATGAACTACGCCTTCTTCCGCGACCCGGTGAGCAAGTTCCTGGGGATGGGACAGGGCACCGCGGCGGAGTTCGACGCCACGCTGGCCACCGGGCGACTGGCGTATCCCAGCCAGGCCGTCGAGGCGCAGATGAACCTCATTGACAGCCACGACACGGTGCGCTTCCTGACCCAGGTGAACGGCGACGTGAGCCGGCTGAAGCTGGCCGCGCTCTTCAGCATGACCTACGTCGGCGCGCCCACCATCTACTACGGCGACGAGGTGGGCATGACCGGCGGCAAGGACCCGGACTGCCGCCGCACGTTCCCGTGGGAGTGGCAGCAGGATCCGCAGCGGGTGGACCTGCACGACTACTACCGCTCGCTGACCCGGCTGCGCCACGCGCACGCCGCGCTGCGCACCGGCACCTTCCGCCCCGTGCACGCCTCGGGCATGGGTTACGCGTACGTCCGCAGCGGCGGCGGCGAGGACTTCCTGGTGGTGCTCAACGCCGGCCGCCAGCCGCTGGACATACCCTTCGACACCGCGGCATGGGGTGGGAAGGTGACCGCCACCGACGAATTGAGCGGCAAGATCGAGGCGTGGGCCGGTTCGGCCAGCATCGCAGTGCCGGCCTCCAGCGGACGGCTGTACCGAATCACGAAGTAG
- a CDS encoding glutamine synthetase: MIEQGAMPGTGDGPEGGVAGAAGTPPRVGQGGAFPACALERLLGRPAAAWAVDDLVDLVAERGIRLVSLMHVGGDGWLKTLDFAPRDAGHLRDILEGGERADGSSLFKGLGIRTGASDILLRPRLATAFLDPFSPLPTLAVLCGHEGRDGAPLPQSPDTIVRRAAVRARARAGVELHALGEVEFFLGHRPSDFDIYGADDLGYHATSPFVFGEGLRRRALGLLADIGVPVKYGHSEVGYVQAGEAEGWIWEQHEVELALAPLERAADGVVLAQWVIRNLARREGMRVSFDPILSRGHAGNGLHFHVSPAVEGVPRGGRGPDGQLWPQAKWLIGGLVRMGGALMAFGNRGEESFVRLTQAKEAPGSVSWGEFDRRALVRLPVVAATPEGRPVSPPTVEFRLPDGSAQPHLLLAGLAQAMLAARSEADLEGLLRATASASRGAAASQGVRVPRNLREVAVELERHRAAFEADGVFPAAMLDGVLARLKA; encoded by the coding sequence ATGATCGAACAGGGTGCGATGCCGGGCACGGGGGACGGGCCGGAGGGCGGGGTGGCGGGAGCGGCCGGCACGCCTCCCCGGGTGGGGCAGGGCGGGGCGTTCCCCGCGTGCGCGCTGGAGCGGCTGCTGGGCCGGCCGGCGGCCGCGTGGGCGGTGGATGACCTCGTGGACCTGGTGGCGGAGCGGGGCATCCGCCTGGTCAGCCTGATGCACGTGGGTGGCGACGGCTGGCTCAAGACGCTGGACTTCGCTCCGCGCGACGCGGGCCACCTGCGGGACATCCTCGAGGGGGGCGAGCGCGCCGACGGCTCCAGCCTGTTCAAGGGCCTGGGCATCCGGACCGGCGCGTCGGACATCTTGCTGCGCCCGCGTCTCGCCACCGCGTTCCTCGATCCCTTCTCTCCCCTGCCCACGCTGGCGGTGCTGTGCGGACACGAGGGCCGCGACGGCGCGCCGCTGCCGCAGTCCCCGGACACCATCGTGCGGCGCGCCGCCGTTCGCGCCCGGGCGCGGGCCGGCGTGGAACTGCACGCGCTGGGCGAGGTCGAGTTCTTCCTCGGCCACCGGCCCTCCGACTTCGACATCTACGGCGCCGACGACCTGGGCTACCACGCCACCTCGCCGTTCGTGTTCGGCGAGGGACTGCGGCGGCGCGCCCTGGGTCTGCTCGCCGACATCGGGGTGCCGGTCAAGTACGGCCACAGCGAGGTCGGCTACGTGCAGGCCGGCGAGGCCGAGGGCTGGATCTGGGAGCAGCACGAAGTGGAACTGGCCCTCGCGCCGCTGGAGCGCGCGGCCGATGGGGTGGTGCTGGCGCAGTGGGTGATTCGCAACCTGGCGCGGCGCGAGGGCATGCGCGTCAGCTTCGATCCCATCCTGTCCCGGGGGCATGCCGGCAACGGGCTGCACTTCCACGTGTCTCCCGCGGTGGAAGGCGTGCCCCGCGGGGGTCGCGGTCCCGACGGGCAGCTGTGGCCGCAGGCGAAGTGGCTGATCGGCGGGCTGGTGCGGATGGGCGGAGCGCTGATGGCGTTCGGCAACCGCGGCGAGGAGTCCTTCGTGCGGCTGACGCAGGCCAAGGAGGCTCCGGGCAGCGTGTCGTGGGGCGAGTTCGACCGCCGCGCGCTGGTGCGCCTGCCGGTGGTGGCGGCCACGCCGGAGGGCCGCCCGGTATCCCCGCCGACGGTGGAGTTCCGCCTGCCCGACGGATCGGCCCAGCCGCACCTGCTGCTGGCGGGCCTGGCGCAGGCGATGCTCGCCGCCCGGTCGGAGGCGGACCTCGAGGGCCTGCTGCGCGCCACCGCCTCGGCCTCGCGCGGCGCGGCCGCCTCGCAGGGGGTGCGCGTGCCGCGGAACCTGCGGGAGGTCGCGGTGGAACTGGAACGCCACCGGGCGGCATTCGAAGCCGACGGAGTGTTCCCCGCCGCGATGCTGGACGGGGTGCTGGCCAGGCTGAAGGCCTAG
- a CDS encoding T9SS type A sorting domain-containing protein, translating to MKTGLLGVLVLCIALGLAAPAAAQAPRQDVIWARTTDGAAITLDGRFNEPAWALAESVTIKFAIGFDNGIPGSGWKTEGGSLPTDKTNCTLKFLVAGNRLYMAATLRDSSLGGSRDFNRFDGLLMGLKDHSDPNRPAPVGEYFYSWWYPDTVAMPTIGPSTPPGFIGKWATWPPGTARTPTQVDAWDAVSVIKGVPNSDTGVDTSWSVEMMFNLTPMGYDVTKPAGDEVEWNLSIYDLDWFWPLNVFRMSANRTWWQSPWGNTAWYHEVKIQSRPSVTIHSGALPSVGPEYRVPNAQNLADPVMDGLLTESAWGAAPSFKIQYGNSDLRNGYQGVGPWRSGQYQPTVNGGQAAIADTGANAVVKYFFKADTLYLGFDVTDQVVQYVPDVDRWDGFIVTVNDRGRRGALDHNLLGLRLTFQVGPTGLALAQDSLPNLIARNGAKLALALKPLTTVDTTGATPDQGYTAELAIDLTKIGYPAGRGDGTLFLGVDWLNGESYGGDFISSYATRTWWFRQYENECCPTWGYFDPSILLVGVDQGGTAGSGRLALFGNSPNPFRRSTSIRYRLASAGQVTVEVFDIAGRRVSTRLLGVQKAGSYSVPFERAPEGAGVYMYRVRVTDPGTGALLSSASGKMTLLR from the coding sequence ATGAAGACAGGACTGCTCGGTGTCCTGGTACTCTGCATCGCGCTGGGGCTGGCCGCCCCGGCGGCGGCGCAGGCCCCGCGTCAGGACGTGATCTGGGCCCGCACCACGGACGGCGCGGCGATCACCCTGGACGGCAGGTTCAACGAGCCCGCCTGGGCGCTGGCGGAATCGGTGACCATCAAGTTCGCCATCGGTTTCGACAATGGCATTCCGGGCAGCGGCTGGAAGACCGAGGGCGGCAGCCTGCCCACGGACAAGACCAACTGCACCCTGAAGTTCCTGGTGGCGGGCAACCGGCTGTACATGGCCGCCACCCTCCGCGACAGCTCCCTCGGCGGCTCGCGCGACTTCAATCGCTTCGACGGCCTCCTGATGGGGCTCAAGGACCACTCCGACCCCAACCGGCCGGCGCCGGTGGGGGAGTACTTCTACTCGTGGTGGTACCCGGACACGGTTGCCATGCCCACCATCGGCCCCAGCACCCCGCCGGGCTTCATCGGCAAGTGGGCCACCTGGCCGCCGGGCACGGCGCGCACCCCCACCCAGGTTGACGCCTGGGACGCCGTCAGCGTGATCAAGGGCGTTCCCAACTCCGACACCGGCGTGGACACCAGCTGGAGCGTCGAGATGATGTTCAATCTGACGCCCATGGGCTACGACGTCACCAAGCCCGCGGGTGACGAGGTGGAGTGGAACCTGTCCATCTACGACCTCGACTGGTTCTGGCCGCTGAACGTGTTCCGCATGAGCGCCAACCGCACCTGGTGGCAGAGCCCGTGGGGCAACACCGCCTGGTACCACGAGGTGAAGATCCAGTCGCGGCCCTCGGTCACCATCCACTCCGGCGCGCTGCCCAGCGTGGGCCCGGAGTACCGGGTGCCGAACGCGCAGAACCTGGCCGACCCGGTGATGGACGGCCTGCTCACCGAGTCCGCGTGGGGCGCCGCACCCAGCTTCAAGATCCAGTACGGGAACTCCGACCTGCGCAACGGCTACCAGGGCGTGGGCCCGTGGCGGAGCGGCCAGTACCAGCCCACCGTCAACGGCGGGCAGGCCGCCATCGCCGACACCGGCGCCAACGCGGTGGTGAAGTACTTCTTCAAGGCCGACACGCTCTACCTCGGTTTCGACGTGACCGACCAGGTGGTGCAGTACGTGCCCGACGTGGACCGCTGGGACGGCTTCATCGTCACGGTCAACGACCGCGGGCGCCGCGGCGCGCTGGACCACAACCTGCTCGGCCTGCGCCTGACGTTCCAGGTGGGGCCCACGGGCCTGGCGCTGGCCCAGGACTCGCTCCCCAACCTGATCGCGCGCAACGGCGCCAAGCTGGCGCTGGCGCTCAAGCCGCTGACCACCGTGGACACCACCGGCGCCACGCCCGACCAGGGCTACACCGCGGAGCTGGCCATAGACCTGACCAAGATCGGCTATCCGGCCGGCCGCGGCGACGGCACGCTGTTCCTGGGCGTGGACTGGCTGAACGGCGAATCCTACGGGGGGGACTTCATCTCCAGCTACGCCACCCGCACCTGGTGGTTCCGGCAGTACGAGAACGAGTGCTGCCCCACGTGGGGCTACTTCGACCCGTCCATCCTGCTGGTGGGCGTGGACCAGGGCGGCACGGCCGGCAGCGGCAGGCTGGCGCTCTTCGGTAACTCTCCCAACCCGTTCCGCCGCAGCACCTCGATCCGCTACCGCCTGGCGTCGGCAGGACAGGTGACCGTGGAGGTGTTCGACATCGCCGGCCGCCGCGTCTCGACGCGCTTACTGGGGGTGCAGAAGGCCGGCTCCTACTCGGTGCCCTTCGAGCGGGCGCCCGAGGGAGCGGGGGTGTACATGTACCGGGTGAGGGTCACCGACCCGGGCACCGGGGCGCTGCTTTCGAGCGCATCGGGCAAGATGACGCTGCTGCGGTAA